GACGAACGTCGACGCCGTCGACGCTACGGGTGCTCTCGTCGGTGCCTCCATCGCCCCCGGTCTCGAGGTGTCGCTCAACGCCCTCATCTCGGGGACTGCGGCGCTGCGTTGGGTCGACTTGACGCCCCCACCCGCCGCCATCGGACGCAACACCGTCGAAGCCATTCAGAGCGGGCTCTTGTTCGGACACGCCGGCATGGTCGACGGGCTCGTCGAGCGCTTCGTCGGGGAGCTGGGTGGCTCGCCGGCGGTCATCGCCACCGGCGGCCTCGCCTCTACCATCGTCCCCCACTGCCGCACCGTGTCGACGGTCGACCACGACCTGACCCTCGACGGGCTGCGGATCATCTACGAGATGAACATCGGAGCGTGACCATGGCGGACGACGAGGCGGCGATCGGCGCGGAGGCCGACGAGTCGGCGCTCGATCGGATCATGGCCGATCGTCAGGCCAGGGTCGATGCCGTCCGCGATGCTGGCGGCGACCCGTACCCGGTCAGGTTCGACCGGACCGCCGTCGCCGCCGACCTCCACGCAGAGCATGGCGGCCTCGACCCTCAGACCAACACCGGATCGAGCGTGGTGGTGGCCGGACGGGTCATGTCGAAGCGCGAGCTCGGCGCGGTGGCGTTCGCCGTTCTCCAGGACGGATCCGGTCGCATCCAGCTGTTCGCCGAGGAGAAGGTACTGGGGGAGCGCATGGCCGACTTCGCCGCTCTCGACGTGGGGGACTGGGTGGGTGCCTCGGGTGAGGTGGTGACCACCCGCACGGGGGAGCTGTCGGTGCGGGTAGATGACTTCACCCTGCTCTCCAAGGCCCTGCGCCCTCTGCCGGAGAAGTGGCATGGCCTCACCGACACCGAGCAGCGCTACCGCCGGCGGTACGTCGACCTGATGGTCAATCCGGACTCGATGCGGGTGGCGCGCGCCCGGGTGGCGACAGTCGCGTCGGTTCGGGACTCCCTGATCAGCCGTGGGTTCATCGAGGTCGAGACGCCGGTCCTCCACGACCTGCCGACCGGTGGGCTGGCCACGCCTTTCACCACCCACCATGCCGCGCTCGACCAGACGATGTACTTGCGGATCGCCCTGGAACTCCACCTCAAGCGGCTGGTCGTGGGTGGCATGGAGCGGGTGTTCGAGATCGGCCGCGTCTTTCGCAACGAGGGCCTATCGCCCCGTCACAACCCGGAGTTCACCATGCTCGAGGCCTATCAGGCTCTCGCCGACTACGGCGACATGGTCGACCTCACCGAGGCGATCGTGGTCGAAGCGGCCGAGGCGGTGGCAGGTACCACCAGGCTCACCTATCAGGGCCGCCCGCTGTCACTCACGGCTCCCTGGAAGCTCATCGACTACGTCGGGGCCACCACCGAGATCAGCGGCGTCGAGTGGGACCCGGTCATGCTGGTCGAGGACGCCCGCGCGGCCGCCGATACTGCTGGCATCGAGTACGACGGGTCCTGGGGCACCGGGCGGATCATCGCCGAGGCGTTCGAGCACTTCGTGGAGCCCACCCTCTGGGAGCCGACCGTGGTCCTCGACTTCCCCGAGGAGATCTCCCCGCTTGCCCGCCTCCACCGGTCTCGGCCCGGGCTCACCGAGCGATTCGAGGTGATCGTCGCCGGCCACGAGCTGGCGAACGCCTTCTCCGAACTCAACGACCCGGTGGATCAACGCCGTCGCTTCGAGGCACAGGCCGCCGCCCGCGCCGCTGGCGATACCGAGGCGCACCCGATGGACGAGGACTACCTGCGAGCCCTCGAATACGGCCTCCCTCCCACCGGCGGCATGGGGCTCGGCATCGACCGCCTGGTGATGCTCCTCACCGACCAGGCGGCGATCCGCGACGTACTGCTGTTCCCGCATCTCCGGAGGGAGAGCTAGAAACGTCTTCTACGCGCTGCGGGCCGCTTCGACTCGCTGGACCAGGTAACGACCGAGTCCGCCGAGCACGTCTCTTACCTGCCCGGTAGGTAGCGCGGCAACGGCCCGCTCGGCCCTTGCGATGTGGGCATCGACGTGGCTCAAGGCGATATCGACATGCCCTCCCTTGCGCACCAGGTCGATCACTTCGGCGACGGCATCGGGGTCGTACGGCTTGCCTCCCGACAGGAGGCGTTCGATGCGGTCACTGTCGTCACCTTGCGCCGCCAGGAGCACCGGCAGCGTGAAGGTTCCCTCGAAGATGTCGGAGCCTGCTGGCTTGCCGAGGAAGTCCTCGGTGGCCACGAGGTCGAGGATGTCGTCGGCCAGCTGGAACACCATCCCGACCTGGTAGCCCCAGGAGGTCGCGGTCTCGATCTCGGCCGGGGAGGCCCCACCGGCCATCGCGCCGAGGCGCGCCGAGGTCCGGATGAGGCTGGCGGTCTTTTTGTCGATCACCCGGAAGTAGTCGTCGGGATCGGTGTCGAGGCGGTTCGCCAGCGTCAGTTCGAGCATCTGGCCCTCACAGAGCAAGGCGTAGGTGCGCGCCAGCAGGGCCACCGCCTCGGTGCCCAGGGGTGCGGCGACCTCCGAAGCGCGAGCGAGCAGGAAGTCGCCAGCGAGGATCGCCACCGTGTTCGACCAGTTGGCATTCACCGAGTCGACTCCACGGCGACTGTCGGCCTCGTCGATCACGTCGTCGTGGTAGAGGCTCCCCACGTGGATGAGTTCCACCGCCACCGCCGCCTCTACCGGGTCGTTGCCAGCGACCGCGCCGAGCTCCGAGGTGACGAGAGCCAGCAGCGGCCGGTAACGCTTGCCGCCGCCCATGAGGTGCTGGAGGATGTCGGTGAGTCCGTCCTCCTCCGAGCTGGTGGCCTCGAGGAGCCGGTGTTCGACGGAGGCCATCCTCTTCCACACGCGGTCGATGGGGACCAGGTCCCGTATCGGCGGGGTGTTCATGGGTCAAGGGTACCGAGCCGCGACCAGCTACCAGCTTCCAGCTACCAGCTACCAGCTACCAGCTACCAGCCAGACTCTGAACCCTGTCGATGCGTGCCGGTAGCCGGTAGCCGGTAGCAGCGATGGCTCCTTCAGTTAGGGAAGCATTCGGCCGACGGATCTGTTACACCCGGTGTACCCGAGGCGCCGCATGAGGCTTGATCGGGGCCGCCGCTATAGTCGCTAGGGCGGTCCGGCGAGCCCGTCGGTACCCCAGGAACGGTCCGAGGAGTCACATTGTTCGAGCGTTTCACCGACCGGGCACGACGGGTCGTCGTCCTCGCCCAAGAGGAAGCCCGGCTCCTGAACCACAACTACATCGGCACCGAGCACATCCTGCTCGGCCTCATCCATGAGGGTGAGGGCGTCGCCGCCCGCGGTCTGGAGAGTCTCGGTATCTCGCTCGAGTCGGTCCGGAGCCAGGTCGTGGAGATCATCGGCCAGGGTGCTCAGGCCCCGAGCGGCCACATTCCTTTCACGCCCCGTGCCAAGAAGGTGTTGGAGCTCTCGCTGCGCGAGGCACTCCAGCTCGGCCACAACTACATCGGCACCGAGCACATCCTGCTCGGCCTCATTCGCGAGGGCGAGGGTGTCGCCGCTCAGGTGCTGCAGAAGCTCGGCGCCGAACTGCACAAGGTCCGCCAGACGGTCATCCAACTGCTCTCCGGCGCCCAGGGTGAAGACAGCGGCGAGGCGCCCACCGGTTCCTCGGGCAGGAGGGGCGAGTCGGCATCGGGTTCGACCGTTCTCGACCAGTTCGGTCGGAATCTGACCCAGTACGCCCGCGAGCGCAAGCTGGATCCGGTGATCGGCCGCCAGCGTGAGATCGAGCGAGTGATGCAGATCCTCTCGCGGCGCACCAAGAACAACCCGGTGCTCATCGGCGAGCCCGGCGTGGGCAAGACCGCCATCGTCGAGGGCCTCGCCCAGCGGATCATCGAAGGGGACGTCCCCGACACGCTCGCCGGCAAGCACCTCTACACGCTGGATCTGGGTGCCCTCGTCGCCGGATCACGGTACCGCGGCGACTTCGAAGAGCGACTCAAGAAGGTTCTGAAGGAGATCCGCACCCGCGGCGACATCATCCTGTTCATCGACGAGATCCACACCCTGGTCGGCGCCGGCGCCGCCGAAGGTGCCATCGACGCCGCCAGCATCCTCAAGCCGATGTTGGCCCGCGGAGAACTGCAGACGATCGGCGCCACCACGCTCGAGGAATACCGCAAGTACCTGGAGAAGGACGCGGCCCTGGAGCGCCGATTCCAGCCGATCCAGGTCGATGAGCCCAACGTCGCCGAGACCATTCAGATCCTGACCGGCCTGCGTGACAAGTACGAAGCGCACCATCGGGCCTCGTACACCGATGCTGCTCTGGTGTCGGCTGCCAACCTCGCCGACCGCTACGTCGCCGACCGCTTCCTCCCCGACAAGGCCATCGATCTCATCGACGAGGCCGGCAGCCGGATGCGTCTGCGCCGCAAGGCCGCCACGCCCGAGCTCGAGGACATCGAGAAGCGGCTCTCCGACGTTCGCGGCCAGAAGGAGGAGGCCGTCCAGTCGCAGCAGTTCGAACGCGCCGCCCAGCTGCGCGACCAGGAGCGCGAGCTCATCACCGATCGCACGGATCACGAGGCAGCGCTCGGCGAGGCCGAGGACGTGACCGGATCGATCATCGACGAGGAGCAGATCGCCGAGGTGCTGGCGCAGTGGACCGGGATCCCCGTCCAGAGCCTCACCGAGGAGGAGACCGCCAAGCTCCTGCGCATGGAGGAGGACCTCCACGAGCGGATCGTCGGCCAGCACGAGGCGATCCAGGCGGTCAGCCGGGCCATCCGTCGTACCCGTGCCGGGCTCAAGGACCCGAGGCGGCCTTCCGGGTCGTTCATATTCCTCGGACCCTCGGGGGTCGGCAAGACCGAGACCGCCAAGGCCCTCGCCGCTTTCCTGTTCGGCACCGAGTCGGCGCTCATACAGCTCGACATGTCCGAGTACATGGAGAAGCACACGGTGAGTCGCCTCGTCGGATCCCCGCCGGGGTATGTCGGCTATGACGAGGGTGGCCAGCTCACCGAGGCCGTGCGCCGCAAGCCGTTCTCGGTGGTGCTGTTCGACGAGATCGAAAAGGCGCACCCCGACGTTTTCAACACGCTGCTGCAGATCCTCGAGGACGGTCGCCTGACCGACGCGCAGGGCCGCACGGTCGACTTCAAGAACACTGTGATCATCATGACCTCGAACCTGGGTACTCAGGACCTGAAGCGAAAGGCGGTCGGGTTCTCCACCGACAGCGAGGCGGCGTCGTACGAGAAGATCAAGGAGCGGGTCACCGAGGCGCTCAAGAAGCAGTTCCGGCCCGAGTTCCTCAACCGGATCGACGAGGTCATCGTCTTCCACGAGCTCACCATGGACGAGGTCAAGGCGATCGTGGACCTGATGATCGTTCGCATCCGTGAGCAGCTGAAGTCGCAGGCCGTCGAACTGGTGCTCAGCGACGACGCCAAGGCGTTCCTCGCCGGCCAGGGCTACGACCCGCAGCTCGGGGCCCGACCCTTGCGTCGCTCCATCCAGCGGATGCTCGAGGACCCGCTCTCCGAGAAGATGCTGTTCGGCGAGTTCCCGGCGGGTTCCACGGTGCTGGTCGACGTCGACCCCGAGGATCTGGGGCGGCTCGCTTTCACGTCGGTGGACTCGACCATCGAGTCTCCCGTCTCCCACTGACCGCCCCGGTCGTCGCGTTTCAAGGGTGGTTCTCGCGGTTCGGGGCGGTGGTCTGTCGTCCCCGTTACACTCCGTTTATGCCTACCTGGGCGAACAACTCGGACCTATGCATAGGAGTCAGACAACCATGTTGAGAAAACGCTTTGCTTTCGCCGCGCTCATCGTGGCCTTCGCCCTCGTGGCGGCGGCCTGCGGTGACAGCGGCGGCGATGGCACGACTACCACAGGAGCCGGCAACGGCGTTGTCGTACCCGACTTCTGTCCCGAGATTCTCGGAGCTGCTGAGGCAGACGCCGACGGATCGGGCGTCAACGTCGGCCTGACGTACGACCTGCTCGGCCGTGGTGACCAGTCGTTCAACGATGCCGCCGCGTGTGGCGCCGACTGGGCGCGGTTTTACCTCGGCGTCTCCGTCTCGGAGATCACGCCGACCGATGCGGCCGCCCGAGCCACCGACCTGCAGCTGCAGGCGGAGAACTCGTCGATCGTCATCGGCAACGGCTTCTCGTTTGATGTCGCGTTCCCGGACGTATGTGTCAACAACCCGGAGGTGGACTTCGCCATCACCGACACCGGCCTGCTCGACTTCTCGCAGGACCCGCCTGTGCCTTACTGCGACAACGGTCGCGGCATGGTGTTCGCCGAGCACGAGGGATCGTTCCTCGTCGGTGTGGCCGCAGCCCTCAAGACCGAGACCGGCACGGTCGGCTTCATCGGTGGTGTGAGCGGCATCGGTCTCATCGAGAAGTTCCAGGCCGGCTTCATCGCCGGTGTCCACGCGGTGGATCCGACGATCGAGGTCGTCTCTTCGTACATCAGCGAGTTCCCCGACTTCGCCGGCTTCGAGTCTCCGGACCGTGGCCGTGAGATCGCCCTCGCCATGTACGGCGAAGGTGCGGACATCGTGTATGCCGCCGCCGGTCTGTCCGGCTCCGGCATGTTCGCTGCCGCCAAGGAGTACACCGAGGCCAACGGTTCGAAGGTGTGGGGTATCGGAGTCGACTCCGACCAGTACAACACTGTCGATCCCGACCAGCGGGAGTACGTCCTGACCTCGATGCTCAAGCGGGTGGACGTGGCGGTGTTCTACGCCATCTACGACCACTTGACGGGCAACTTCACCGGGGGTCCGACCGAGTACAACCTCGCGGCCGACGGCGTTGGATACGCCACCAGCGGTGGATTCGTCGATGACATCGTCGACCAGTTGGAGGACTTCAAGGCTCGCATCGTGTCGGGTGAGATCGTCGTTCCGACGGCACCGTAGGACGTCGGTTCGGATGAGAGATCACCCGAACCGTTAGAAGGCGAGGCAGGGCGGGACCGGGCTAATCTCGGTCCCGCTCTGCGCGTCCAAGATCGATTCGACGGGAGGCACACCGGTGTCGTACGCCATCGAGATGGAAGGGGTCACCAAGACCTTTCCCGGTGTCGTGGCCAACGATCGTGTCTCAATGAAGGTCGAACAGGGCGAGATCCATGCCATCTGCGGCGAGAACGGCGCTGGCAAGTCGACCCTGATGAAGATCCTCTACGGGATGCTCCAGCCGGACTCAGGCAGGATCCTGGTCGACGGCGAAGAGGTGCACTTCCGTTCCCCGAGCGACGCCATCGCCAAGGGCATCGGCATGGTCCACCAGCATTTCATGCTCGCCGATCAGCTCACGGTGCTCGAGAACGTCATCCTCGGTAGCGAACCGACCAGGTCGCTGGGGCGCATCGACTTTCGGGCCGCAGGCCAGCACTTCGTCGATGTCAGCCTCTCTTACGGGCTGAGCGTCGACCCCGATGAGCTCGTCGAGACTCTGGAGGTGGGGGAGCGGCAGCGCGTCGAGATCATCAAAGTGCTGTTCCGGGGAGCCCGGATCCTCATTCTCGACGAACCGACCTCGGTGTTGGTGCCCCACGAGGTGGAAGAGCTGTTTCGCAACATGCGCGATCTGAAGGAAGCAGGCTCGACGATCATCTTCATCGATCACAAGCTCGAGGAGGTGCTCGAAATCGCCGACTCGATCACCGTGCTGCGCCAGGGCAAGACGGTGGCGACGGTCAAGCCCTCCGATGTCACCGCCTCGGACCTGGCGGAACTCATGGTCGGTTCCGAATTGCCGACGCCGGCGACGACGACCTCGACCGTGACCGACATTGTCGCCCTGTCGGTGAGGGGGGTAACCGTGCTCGACGAAGACGAGCGGGCGGTGGTGCGGGACGTCTCCTTCGACGTGCGCCGGGGAGAGATCTTCGGGATCGCCGGGGTGGAGGGCAACGGACAGACCGAACTCATCGATGCCCTGGTCGGCACGCGGGTCCTGGCGTCGGGAACCATCGAGTTCAACGGTGCCGATGCGACCCTGTGGAACGTACGCCGCCGCCGGGAGCACGGGTTGGCGTACATCCCACAGGATCGTCACCGCGAGGGTCTGCTGCTCCACTCGCCGCTGTGGGAGAACGCCGCCTTGGGTCATCAGACGCTGCCGCCGTTCTCCCGAGGTATCTGGTTCGACCGCAAGGGGGCGCGGGGCCGCACCGACGAGATCGTGGCGACCTTCGACGTACGGACGCCGAGCATCGAGGTGGCGGCGCATGCGCTATCCGGGGGCAACCAGCAAAAGATGATCGTCGGGCGGGAGATGGTGTCCGACCCCAAGGTACTCATCGCCGCCCATCCGACCCGGGGTATCGACGTGGGCGCCCAGGCGGATGTGTGGCGGGAGTTGCGGCGGGCGCGTGCTGAAGGCATGGCCACGGTGCTCGTCTCGGCCGACCTCGAGGAGTTGATCGGCCTCTCGGACACGCTCGTCGTCATGCTTCGCGGGCAGATCGTCGCCACGCTCGACCCGGAGACGGTGACGCCGCGCGACCTCGGTTCGTACATGACCGGCGCCGCCCTCGGGGACGCGGTGGCATGACCGACAAGCCCCGGGTCTCCGATCCCGACGAGACCCCGCGGATTCCCAAGCAGCGCCACGTGGTCGGTGCCGGCCGTCGTGCGGTGCTCGCCCTGTCAGCCCCGGTGATCGCCATCGTGTTCGCCCTGGCGCTCTCCTCGGTGGTCCTCCTCGTATCCGGCAGTAGTCCGCTCGCGGCCTACGCCGACATGATCCGCGCCGGTACCCGACTGGAGAGCATCGTCGACATGCTCAACCGGGCGACACCCCTGTACCTGTCCGGCATCGCAGCGGCCATCGGCTTCAGGATGAACCTGTTCAACATCGGGGTGGAGGGGCAGTACACGCTGGCCGCCTTCTTTGCCGCGGTCGTCGGCGCTCACATCGTCCTGCCGGCCTTCTTCCACATCACCGTGATTGTCCTGGTGGCGATGATCGTCGGCGCCCTGTGGTCCGGCCTCGCCGGATGGCTCAAGGTGGCGCGCGGGGTCAACGAGGTGATCGGGACGATCATGCTCAACTTCATCGCCATCGGCGGGGCCGTGGCCTGGCTCGCCGTCCAGTGGCGCGAGGGCCCGCTGACGCCGAACTCAGGCACCAAGTTCATCCCCGAGTCGGGCCGACTGCCAGACATCAACGCGGTGCTCGAGATCTTCACCCGGGAGATCACCGGTGGCCGTCACCTGTCGGCGGTGCTCCTGCTGGCGATCATCGGCGGCATCGTGTTCCACGTCTTCGTCAACCGCACCCGGTTGGGCTTCGACCTGCGGGCCACCGGCTACAACTTTCACGCGGCGCGCGCCGGCGGCGTGTCGGCCAACCGGATGGTCATCGTGGCGATGGTGTATTCGGGTGCGATGGCCGGTCTCGTCGGTATGGTCGACGTGCTGAGCCGCAACCATCGGTTCGACGCCGAATTCTTTTCCGGCCTCGGCTTCGCCGGGATCGCCGTTGCTCTCCTCGGGCGCAACCATGCGGTCGGTCTCGCCATCGGCGCCATGCTCTTCGCCTTCATGGACGTCTCGTCCCCGATCCTCCAGATCACCGGATCGGCGACCCGCGAGATCGTGGTCATCATGCAGGGGATCATCCTGTTGGCCGCAGTCGTCGCCTACGAGTCGGTGCGGCGTTACCGGGAGCGCGACGAAGTCCGCCGCGCCGCTGCCGCCCTGGCCCACGGGGATGACGGGATATGACCTGGGCGCGCCAGTTCGGTCGGCTTCCTGCCTGGGCCCGCTACGGCATCGCCGCCGCCGTTGGCATGTTGGTACTCACCGTCGTGCAGTCACTCGAACCGGGGGGCCTCGATCGGCTGACGTCGCAGAACGCATCCGGAGCCATGCTGCGCTGGGGCATGCCGATCCTCCTCGCCGGTCTCGGCGGCCTCTACTCGGAACGGGCCGGAGTGGTCAACATCGGGCTCGACGGCATGATGATCCTCGGTACGTGGTTCGGTGCGTGGGGTGTCCTCCAAGGTGGACCGTGGATGGGTCTGGTCTACGGTCTCGCTGGCGGCGCCCTCGGTGGCCTGGTTCACGCCGTGGCCACGGTCACCTTCAAAGTGGATCACATCGTGTCCGGGGTTGCCATCAACATCCTCGCCCCGGGTGTGGTCCGCTATCTGTCGTCCGAGTTGTTCACCGAGTACGCCGGCGGTTCCATCACACAGTCGCCGTCGATCACCGGCCTGGGCAACATCACCCTTCCGTTCCTGGCGGGCGGCAACATCTTCGGCTGGAAGTCGCCGGACATTCTCGGTGTTGTCGACCGATGGGACGCCTTCTTCATCTCCGACGTGGCCGGGTTCTTGCGGGGCTTCGTCGCCAACGTCAACATCTTCTCGCTGATCGCTCTCGCTGTGGTCCCGGCTTCCGCCTGGTTGATCTGGCGGACCAGATTCGGGCTGCGCCTGCGGATCGCCGGTGAACATCCGACGGCCGGCGAATCGCTGGGCATCAACATCTACTGGCAGAAGTACAAGGGCGTCATCATCAGCGGTGCCCTGTCCGGGCTGGGCGGGGCGTTCATCGCCATGGAGCTCACCGGCTTCTACCGGGAGGGTCAGGTGCAGGGCCGCGGGTTCATCGGTCTCGCCGCCCTCATCTTCGGGAACTGGCGGCCCGGGGGGATCCTGGTGGCGGCGTTCGTGTTCGGTTACCCCTTCGGGACCGCCCTGCGCGATCTCGACGGGCGGTCCACCCACGCCCTGATGCTGCTCATCGTGGTGGGGCTGGCGGTGATGCTCGTGGTGTCGATCAGGCGGGCCAAGCCGTTCGACGCGGTCCTCGCCGGTGTGCTCGCGGCCACCTTCCTCGTCTGGTATCTGCTCACCGACAGCGCCCCCTCCTTCCTCCCCAATGCCCTGCCGTTCGCCACCGTGCTCCTGGTGCTCATCTTCGCCGGGCAGCGATTGCGCATGCCCGCAGCGGACGGGAAACGGTATGAGAAGGGGCAGGAGCTTTAAGAGCGGGCCTTCGGCCCGCGGGTACTTGGTACTTGGTAGTTGGCACATCAGCGGATAGGTGTCGACTGGAAACTCTCTCCCCCCGGAAGGGGGGAGTCCCGCAGGGAGCGGAGCGACCGGAGGGGAGGGGGGAGGGCGAACGCTACGTGGGCCTCGCGACGCGTCTGGCCTCCCCCTCCGTCATCGGCCTTCGGCCGCTGCCACCTCCCCCTGCGGGGGAGGAGAGTCAAAACGGGCTGGACCCTCTCCGCGCGCTGTCCAAGTACTAAGTACCAAGTACTAAGTACCGGCTTTGCCTCACGGTGTCGGAACGGGCCGTCCGAAGAAGCTGACGCTCTGCAGAGCCAGCTCGGTGAACGGCTCCTGCCCTTCACAGCTCGACCCCGGATGGGCGCTGGTGATGGTCATCACCACCCGGCTGGTGTTGAGGCTGTTGAGGTCGATGCGCTGGATCTCACGGGTGTCGAGGAGGTTGGCGATCTGGAGCTGGGGCCGGTCGTTGATCTCGATCTCGACGGCCCTGATCCGGGCGTTGCGCAGGAACCGGCACTCGTCTTGGAGATTCTCGATCCACATCTGGGTGATCTGCACCGCTGGCTGGAAGTAGAAGGTGACCTCGGTGTTGATCCCGCCGTCGACGGCATTCCATGACGTCTCGCCGTTGCCGTCTATGAGCGCTGCACACGGATACGAGGGAAGCTCAGAGTCGCACTCGACCCGGATCGGGGTGAGCTGCACCTGCTCGGTGGCCACCGTGGTTTCGGTCGTCACGGTGGTGGTGGTCTCCTCCGGGGACCCGCCGACTACGTTGAAGACGAGGGCGAGCAGGGCGACGGCGAGGACCACGCCGGCGAGCACGATCAGCGCCCGCGCTCCAGCGGTGGTGCGGAGCATCGGCTGCGGGGCCACCGGCATCTGGCTGCGGGTGAGGCGTGCCCCGCACTCGTCGCAATGCCGGTTGCCGGAGTGATTCACCGTCCCGCACGAAGGACACAGGATGGCCGAGTGTCCCGCCGTCGTGATCGACAGTGGTGCGTCGTCGGCACTTACGGGCACGGTGCGCGGCTGTCGTGGCTGTGGCGCGTCCTCCTGATCGGGCTCTCCTTCGAGATCGAAGGGCTCGAAGAGATCGTCGAAGGGGTCGATGGGTCGGTCGTCCATTCCTCTGCCCGATCTGACAGTGCGCGGGCTCGGCCATTCTGCCATGGGCCGGGAGCCACGCATCGTCTCCTCGGTCCGAACCCTGCCAGGAGGGGCCGGGGCAGCCCGCCGGACCTGTCATGGTCGGCCGGTAGGGTCCTTCCTACATGCGCTACCGGTGCACCGAATGCGGCTTCGAGACGCCCAAGTGGATGGGCTTCTGTCCCCAGTGTCGGTCGGACGGTGAGCTGGTCGGGGTCCCCGATCCGAAGCGAGGTCGGAGCAAACCGGCCTCCGCCGGCACGGTGGTCCCGGTCTCAGAAGTCGCCACCTCGGCCGCCGAGCGACGCTCCACCGGCCTGTCGGAGGTGGACCGCGTCCTCGGGGGCGGGCTGGTGCGTGGTGCGGCGATCCTGCTCGGTGGGGAACCGGGAGTGGGGAAGTCCACGCTCCTGCTTCAGATCGCTGGAGGTCTCGCCGCCGGCGGCGCGGGAGTCCTGGTGGCGTCTTCCGAAGAGTCGCTCGATCAGCTGGCGCTCCGGGCCGGTCGACTCGGTATCGACGTCGGATCCGTGCTCGTCACCTCCGAGCGTGATGTCGATGCCATCGTCGCCGCAGGGGACGAGCGACGACCCGAGTTGCTCATCGTCGATTCCATTCAGACGATCGCCGCCAAGGAGGTGAGCGGAGCACCGGGAGGCGTCGCTCAAGTCAGGGAGGCTGCGGCGCGACTGGTTCACTTCGCCAAGGAGTCGGGCGTGGCGGTGGTGATCGTCGGCCACGTCACCAAGGATGGGAGCATCGCCGGACCGAAGCTGTTGGAGCACACCGTGGACGTGGTCCTGTATCTCGAGGGCGACGTCGACCGCGGCCTGCGCGTGCTGCGCAGCCTCAAGAACCGGTTCGGGCCGGCCAACCAGGTGGGACTGTTCGAGATGGCGAGCGCGGGCCTCATCGAGGTCACCGACCCTGCGGGCGTGCTGCTCAGCGGAGATGCGGGGGCCGCCGCCGGCAGCGTTGTCTTTCCGGCGATGGATGGGCGGCGGCCGCTGCTCGTCGAGGTACAGGCGCTGGTCGCGGGGTCGTCCCTGACTCAGCCGCGCCGCTCGGTCAAGGGACTGGAGGCTGCTCGGCTCCATCAGATCATTGCGGTGCTCGAGCGCCACGGGCGGCTGTCGTTCGCCGGTTCGGACGTGTACGTGAGCGTCGTCGGGGGCCTCAGGCTCCGCGATCCGGGCGCAGACCTGGCCATGGCGTTGGCGCTCGCATCATCCTTGCTCGACCGTCCGCTGGGCCCTGTCGCCGCCTGGGGGGAGGTCGGCCTCACCGGCGAGGTACGGGCGGTACCCCATGCAGACGTGCGCGCTGCCGAGGCGAAGCGACTGGGCATCGAGCGCATCCATGGTCCCAACGGCAAGGGCCGGGCCCGGCTCGCCGACGTCCTCGCTGATGCGGGAGTAGCGAGTAGCGAGTAGCGAGGGCGGGATACGACGCTCGGTTGACGGTTGACGGTTGACGGTTGACGGTTGACGGTTGACGGTTGGCTCTCTCGGCCTGTCCCATAACGGGTGTCCCGACTACCCTCGCCCTTTCCAA
Above is a window of Acidimicrobiia bacterium DNA encoding:
- the lysS gene encoding lysine--tRNA ligase, whose amino-acid sequence is MADDEAAIGAEADESALDRIMADRQARVDAVRDAGGDPYPVRFDRTAVAADLHAEHGGLDPQTNTGSSVVVAGRVMSKRELGAVAFAVLQDGSGRIQLFAEEKVLGERMADFAALDVGDWVGASGEVVTTRTGELSVRVDDFTLLSKALRPLPEKWHGLTDTEQRYRRRYVDLMVNPDSMRVARARVATVASVRDSLISRGFIEVETPVLHDLPTGGLATPFTTHHAALDQTMYLRIALELHLKRLVVGGMERVFEIGRVFRNEGLSPRHNPEFTMLEAYQALADYGDMVDLTEAIVVEAAEAVAGTTRLTYQGRPLSLTAPWKLIDYVGATTEISGVEWDPVMLVEDARAAADTAGIEYDGSWGTGRIIAEAFEHFVEPTLWEPTVVLDFPEEISPLARLHRSRPGLTERFEVIVAGHELANAFSELNDPVDQRRRFEAQAAARAAGDTEAHPMDEDYLRALEYGLPPTGGMGLGIDRLVMLLTDQAAIRDVLLFPHLRRES
- a CDS encoding polyprenyl synthetase family protein, with the protein product MNTPPIRDLVPIDRVWKRMASVEHRLLEATSSEEDGLTDILQHLMGGGKRYRPLLALVTSELGAVAGNDPVEAAVAVELIHVGSLYHDDVIDEADSRRGVDSVNANWSNTVAILAGDFLLARASEVAAPLGTEAVALLARTYALLCEGQMLELTLANRLDTDPDDYFRVIDKKTASLIRTSARLGAMAGGASPAEIETATSWGYQVGMVFQLADDILDLVATEDFLGKPAGSDIFEGTFTLPVLLAAQGDDSDRIERLLSGGKPYDPDAVAEVIDLVRKGGHVDIALSHVDAHIARAERAVAALPTGQVRDVLGGLGRYLVQRVEAARSA
- a CDS encoding ATP-dependent Clp protease ATP-binding subunit; this encodes MFERFTDRARRVVVLAQEEARLLNHNYIGTEHILLGLIHEGEGVAARGLESLGISLESVRSQVVEIIGQGAQAPSGHIPFTPRAKKVLELSLREALQLGHNYIGTEHILLGLIREGEGVAAQVLQKLGAELHKVRQTVIQLLSGAQGEDSGEAPTGSSGRRGESASGSTVLDQFGRNLTQYARERKLDPVIGRQREIERVMQILSRRTKNNPVLIGEPGVGKTAIVEGLAQRIIEGDVPDTLAGKHLYTLDLGALVAGSRYRGDFEERLKKVLKEIRTRGDIILFIDEIHTLVGAGAAEGAIDAASILKPMLARGELQTIGATTLEEYRKYLEKDAALERRFQPIQVDEPNVAETIQILTGLRDKYEAHHRASYTDAALVSAANLADRYVADRFLPDKAIDLIDEAGSRMRLRRKAATPELEDIEKRLSDVRGQKEEAVQSQQFERAAQLRDQERELITDRTDHEAALGEAEDVTGSIIDEEQIAEVLAQWTGIPVQSLTEEETAKLLRMEEDLHERIVGQHEAIQAVSRAIRRTRAGLKDPRRPSGSFIFLGPSGVGKTETAKALAAFLFGTESALIQLDMSEYMEKHTVSRLVGSPPGYVGYDEGGQLTEAVRRKPFSVVLFDEIEKAHPDVFNTLLQILEDGRLTDAQGRTVDFKNTVIIMTSNLGTQDLKRKAVGFSTDSEAASYEKIKERVTEALKKQFRPEFLNRIDEVIVFHELTMDEVKAIVDLMIVRIREQLKSQAVELVLSDDAKAFLAGQGYDPQLGARPLRRSIQRMLEDPLSEKMLFGEFPAGSTVLVDVDPEDLGRLAFTSVDSTIESPVSH
- a CDS encoding BMP family ABC transporter substrate-binding protein — encoded protein: MLRKRFAFAALIVAFALVAAACGDSGGDGTTTTGAGNGVVVPDFCPEILGAAEADADGSGVNVGLTYDLLGRGDQSFNDAAACGADWARFYLGVSVSEITPTDAAARATDLQLQAENSSIVIGNGFSFDVAFPDVCVNNPEVDFAITDTGLLDFSQDPPVPYCDNGRGMVFAEHEGSFLVGVAAALKTETGTVGFIGGVSGIGLIEKFQAGFIAGVHAVDPTIEVVSSYISEFPDFAGFESPDRGREIALAMYGEGADIVYAAAGLSGSGMFAAAKEYTEANGSKVWGIGVDSDQYNTVDPDQREYVLTSMLKRVDVAVFYAIYDHLTGNFTGGPTEYNLAADGVGYATSGGFVDDIVDQLEDFKARIVSGEIVVPTAP